The following proteins are encoded in a genomic region of Necator americanus strain Aroian chromosome II, whole genome shotgun sequence:
- a CDS encoding hypothetical protein (NECATOR_CHRII.G8285.T1) — MWTLLVDVVVGSAVVVVGSRVDVVVGSAVVVVGSRVDVVVGSAVVVVGSRVDVVVGSAVVVVGSRVDVVVGSAVVVVGSRVDVVVGSAVVVVGSTVEVVVGSAVVVVGSRVDVVVGSAVVVVGSTVEVVVGSAVVVVGSIVDVVVGSAVVVVGSRVDVVVGSAVVVVGSRVDVVVGSAVVVVGSRVDVVVGSAVVVVGSRVDVVVGSAVVVVGSRVDVVVGSAVVVVGCTVEVVVGSAVVVVGSRVDVVVGSAVVVVGCTVEVVVGSAVVVVGSRVDVVVGSAVVVVGCTVEVVVGSAVVVVGSIVDVVVGSAVVVVGSREDVVVGSAVVVVGSREDVVVGSAVVVVGCTVEVVVGSAVVVVGSRVDVVVGSAVVVVGCTVEVVVGSAVVVVGSRVDVVVGSAVVVVGSRVDVVVGSAVVVVGSIVDVVVGSAVVVVGSRVDVVVGSAVVVVGCTVEVVVGSAVVVVGSIVDVVVGSAVVVVGSRVDVVVGSAVVVVGSIVDVVVGSAVVVVGCTVEVVVGSAVVVVGSIVDVVVGSAVVVVGSRVDVVVGSAVVVVGSIVDVVVGSAVVVVGSIVDVVVGSAVVVVGSIVDVVVGSAVVVVGSRVDVVVGSAVVVVGSIVDVVVGSAVVVVGSTVEVVVGSAVVVVGSRVDVVVGSAVVVVGSTVEVVVGSAVVVVGSRVDVVVGSAVVVVGSTVEVVVGSAVVVVGSRVDVVVGSAVVVVGSIVDVVVGSAVVVVGSRVDVVVGSVVVVVGSIVDVVVGSAVVVVGSSVDVVVGSAVVVVGSIVDVVVGSAVVVVGSIVDVVVGSAVVVVGSTVEVVVGSAVVVVGSIVDVVVGSAVVVVGSSVDVVVGSAVVVVGSIVDVVVGSAVVVVGSIVDVVVGSAVVVVGSSVDVVVGSAVVVVGSIVDVVVGSAVVVVGSIVDVVALPWLSSAL, encoded by the exons atgtggacgttgtt agtggacgttgttgtaggctctgccgtggttgtcgtcggctcaagagtggacgttgttgtaggctctgccgtggttgtcgtcggctcaagagtggacgttgttgtaggttctgccgtggtagtcgtcggctcaagagtggacgttgttgtaggttctgccgtggttgtcgtcggctcaagagtggacgttgttgtaggctctgccgtggttgtcgtcggctcaagagtggacgttgttgtaggttctgccgtggtagtcgtcggttccacggtcgaggttgttgtaggctctgccgtggttgtcgtcggctcaagagtggacgttgttgtaggttctgccgtggtagtcgtcggttccacggtcgaggttgttgtaggctctgccgtggtagtcgtcggctctatagtggacgttgttgtaggttctgccgtggttgtcgtcggctcaagagtggacgttgttgtaggttctgccgtggtagtcgtcggctcaagagtggacgttgttgtaggttctgccgtggtagtcgtcggctcaagagtggacgttgttgtaggttctgccgtggtagtcgtcggctcaagagtggacgttgttgtaggttctgccgtggttgtcgtcggctcaagagtggacgttgttgtaggttctgccgtggtagtcgtcggttgcacggtcgaggttgttgtaggctctgccgtggttgtcgtcggctcaagagtggacgttgttgtaggctctgccgtggtagtcgtcggttgcacggtcgaggttgttgtaggctctgccgtggttgtcgtcggctcaagagtggacgttgttgtaggttctgccgtggtagtcgtcggttgcacggtcgaggttgttgtaggttctgccgtggtagtcgtcggctcaatagtggacgttgttgtaggttctgccgtggttgtcgtcggctcaagagaggacgttgttgtaggttctgccgtggttgtcgtcggctcaagagaggacgttgttgtaggttcagccgtggtagtcgtcggttgcacggtcgaggttgttgtaggctctgccgtggttgtcgtcggctcaagagtggacgttgttgtaggctctgccgtggttgtcgtcggttgcacggtcgaggttgttgtaggctctgccgtggttgtcgtcggctcaagagtggacgttgttgtag gttctgccgtggtagtcgtcggctccagagtggacgttgttgtaggttctgccgtggtagtcgtcggctctatagtggacgttgttgtaggttctgccgtggttgtcgtcggctcaagagtggacgttgttgtaggttctgccgtggtagtcgtcggttgcacggtcgaggttgttgtaggttctgccgtggttgtcgtcggctctatagtggacgttgttgtaggttctgccgtggttgtcgtcggctcaagagtggacgttgttgtaggttctgccgtggttgtcgtcggctcaatagtggacgttgttgtaggttctgccgtggtagtcgtcggttgcacggtcgaggttgttgtaggttctgccgtggtagtcgtcggctctatagtggacgttgttgtaggttctgccgtggttgtcgtcggctcaagagtggacgttgttgtaggttctgccgtggtagtcgtcggctctatagtggacgttgttgtaggctctgccgtggttgtcgtcggctctatagtggacgttgttgtaggttctgccgtggtagtcgtcggctctatagtggacgttgttgtaggctctgccgtggttgtcgtcggctcaagagtggacgttgttgtaggctctgccgtggtcgTCGTCGGCTCtatagtggacgttgttgtaggttctgccgtggtagtcgtcggttccacggtcgaggttgttgtaggctctgccgtggttgtcgtcggctcaagagtggacgttgttgtaggctctgccgtggttgtcgtcggttccacggtcgaggttgttgtaggctctgccgtggttgtcgtcggctcaagagtggacgttgttgtaggttctgccgtggtagtcgtcggttccacggtcgaggttgttgtaggctctgccgtggtcgtcgtcggctcaagagtggacgttgttgtaggctctgccgtggtagtcgtcggctctatagtggacgttgttgtaggctctgccgtggttgtcgtcggctcaagagtggacgttgttgtaggctctgtcGTGGTCGTCGTCGGCTCtatagtggacgttgttgtaggttctgccgtggtagtcgtcggctcaagtgtggacgttgttgtaggctctgccgtggttgtcgtcggctctatagtggacgttgttgtaggctctgccgtggttgtcgtcggctctatagtggacgttgttgtaggctctgccgtggttgtcgtcggttccacggtcgaggttgttgtaggctctgccgtggttgtcgtcggctctatagtggacgttgttgtaggctctgccgtggtagtcgtcggctcaagtgtggacgttgttgtaggctctgccgtggttgtcgtcggctctatagtggacgttgttgtaggctctgccgtggttgtcgtcggctctatagtggacgttgttgtaggttctgccgtggtagtcgtcggctcaagtgtggacgttgttgtaggctctgccgtggttgtcgtcggctctatagtggacgttgttgtaggctctgccgtggttgtcgtcggctctatagtggacgttgtt gctctgccgtggttgtcgtcggctctatag